A genomic window from Actinomycetaceae bacterium MB13-C1-2 includes:
- the pheT gene encoding phenylalanine--tRNA ligase subunit beta, protein MPHVAIDWLRDHVEVPEDATIEQIAEALVKVGIEEEEIFPAAVQGPLVAGTVLSIEDEEHSNGKTVHYCRVDVGEYNDEPGAGAEASEFPSRGIICGAHNFKVGDTVVVSLPGAVLPGPFPIAARKTYGHVSDGMICSEKELGLGTDHNGIIVLGETLKMDPIPVPGTNMIPLLGLGEEVLEVNVTPDRGYCFSVRGLAREYGHSTGAKFTDRGLPNSLAAPLPTSDDGAFRADVDSASIREGRPAADRFVTRIVRGIDPNASSPKWMVRRLEQAGMRSLSLPVDVTNYLMLDLGQPLHAYDLGFVKAPFVVRRANEGETFATLDGSRLELDPEDVLITDSPDDERGSRVVGLAGIMGGLDSEVGPETTDVVIEAAHFDPISIARSARRHRMHSEASKRFERGVDPNIAPVAAARAAELIAEYGGGTVDQAGYDYRLVAPKTPVMLPFTETQRLTGLVLTEDEIQRILEEIGCRVERVDAGFSVLAPSWRPDLVGPAHLVEEIARLYGYDQIPDRLPRAIGGGGLRDSQVLRRNVSQSLATDGLVEVKSYPFISNAHDRQQLPEDDQRRHAIRLRNPLADDAGALRTSILDSLLEIAERNAARGVTPLAMFELGQVALPAGTRPAEIVGVSERPADEEIAALFAGVPSQPWHVAGVMGGVFAPRSGAELDDAAPAQPGWQWSDAIEAARLVGAAGGVRIEATRSWLPDSPERKPGPPMPKLLENPESAAPWHPARVATLFVRAGKGYVEVGRSGELHPAVVEEYGLPARSVAFEVDMDAVLSLAPKSFLKVKPISAFPAAKEDFAVVVAEDVPESEIASVMRRAAGPLLESLTLFDIYRGSQVPEGHKSVAYAMTLRSGSKTLDASEVESVRAEVVRALDKRLKATLRG, encoded by the coding sequence ATGCCACACGTCGCTATCGACTGGCTACGTGACCATGTAGAGGTTCCTGAGGACGCGACGATCGAACAGATCGCTGAAGCCTTGGTCAAGGTCGGGATTGAAGAAGAAGAAATCTTTCCCGCCGCCGTGCAGGGTCCGCTCGTTGCCGGCACCGTCCTCTCGATCGAGGACGAGGAGCACAGTAACGGTAAGACCGTCCACTACTGTCGCGTGGACGTCGGCGAGTACAACGATGAGCCGGGCGCCGGCGCCGAGGCGTCCGAGTTCCCAAGCCGCGGAATCATCTGTGGTGCGCACAACTTCAAAGTGGGTGACACGGTTGTCGTGTCGCTTCCAGGAGCCGTACTTCCCGGACCGTTCCCGATCGCCGCACGCAAGACCTATGGTCACGTTTCTGACGGGATGATCTGTTCCGAGAAGGAACTGGGTTTAGGCACCGATCATAACGGCATCATCGTTCTGGGCGAGACGTTGAAGATGGACCCAATTCCGGTTCCCGGTACGAACATGATCCCGCTACTAGGACTGGGTGAAGAGGTCCTTGAAGTAAATGTGACACCGGATCGAGGATACTGTTTTTCGGTACGGGGCCTGGCCCGCGAGTACGGGCACTCAACCGGGGCCAAGTTCACTGATCGGGGGCTTCCGAACTCTCTTGCCGCGCCCCTTCCGACTTCGGACGACGGAGCCTTCAGGGCTGATGTTGATTCGGCCTCGATCCGCGAAGGACGCCCGGCTGCCGACCGCTTTGTCACTCGGATTGTCAGAGGCATAGATCCGAACGCCTCGAGTCCTAAGTGGATGGTACGAAGGCTTGAACAGGCGGGGATGAGGTCTCTTTCCCTCCCCGTTGATGTAACGAACTATCTGATGCTAGATCTGGGGCAGCCGCTTCACGCGTACGATCTCGGATTTGTGAAGGCCCCATTTGTCGTGAGGCGGGCGAACGAAGGCGAGACCTTCGCTACCCTCGACGGATCGCGTCTGGAACTCGACCCTGAAGACGTGCTGATTACCGACTCCCCGGATGACGAAAGAGGTTCTAGAGTAGTCGGATTGGCGGGAATAATGGGTGGCCTCGATTCCGAGGTGGGTCCCGAGACTACCGACGTGGTGATCGAAGCTGCACACTTTGACCCGATTTCGATTGCCCGCAGCGCCCGCAGGCACCGGATGCACTCAGAGGCTTCGAAGAGGTTTGAACGCGGCGTCGACCCGAATATTGCGCCGGTTGCTGCTGCGCGAGCCGCAGAACTCATTGCCGAATACGGCGGCGGAACTGTTGATCAGGCGGGCTACGACTACCGTCTGGTCGCACCGAAGACACCGGTTATGCTTCCTTTCACAGAGACTCAGCGTCTCACCGGATTAGTGCTCACCGAAGATGAGATCCAAAGAATTCTAGAAGAGATTGGATGCCGGGTAGAAAGGGTCGACGCAGGATTCTCGGTGCTGGCTCCGTCGTGGCGTCCAGACTTGGTTGGACCGGCACACCTGGTTGAGGAGATTGCCCGCCTTTACGGGTATGACCAGATTCCAGATCGCCTACCCAGAGCGATCGGCGGAGGGGGACTTAGGGACTCACAGGTTCTTCGTCGCAACGTATCGCAGTCCCTGGCGACAGATGGATTGGTGGAGGTCAAGTCGTACCCGTTCATTTCGAATGCGCACGACCGCCAGCAGTTGCCGGAGGATGACCAAAGACGCCACGCAATCCGTTTGCGCAATCCGCTGGCGGACGACGCGGGAGCGCTTCGAACCTCTATTCTGGATTCTCTACTGGAAATCGCGGAGCGCAACGCCGCCAGGGGAGTCACTCCTCTCGCAATGTTCGAACTCGGCCAGGTGGCACTTCCCGCAGGTACCAGGCCCGCTGAGATTGTTGGCGTCTCTGAACGTCCTGCGGATGAGGAAATTGCCGCGTTATTTGCAGGCGTTCCGAGCCAGCCGTGGCACGTCGCGGGGGTTATGGGGGGCGTGTTTGCTCCGCGCTCGGGTGCCGAGCTAGATGACGCCGCACCGGCTCAGCCCGGATGGCAGTGGTCTGATGCGATTGAGGCAGCACGATTGGTGGGCGCTGCGGGCGGGGTGAGAATCGAAGCGACTCGAAGTTGGCTGCCGGATAGCCCCGAGAGGAAGCCCGGTCCCCCGATGCCGAAACTCCTAGAGAATCCCGAGTCCGCGGCACCATGGCATCCTGCGCGAGTGGCAACTCTATTTGTGCGTGCCGGCAAGGGGTACGTCGAGGTCGGTCGTAGCGGTGAGCTTCACCCGGCCGTGGTTGAAGAGTATGGTCTTCCGGCCAGATCCGTCGCGTTCGAGGTGGACATGGACGCAGTGCTGTCCCTAGCACCGAAGTCGTTCCTAAAGGTGAAGCCGATCTCGGCCTTCCCTGCCGCAAAGGAGGACTTTGCAGTGGTTGTGGCGGAAGATGTTCCCGAGTCGGAGATTGCCTCGGTCATGCGCCGCGCTGCAGGTCCATTGCTGGAGAGCTTAACGCTGTTCGATATCTACCGTGGAAGCCAGGTACCCGAGGGACACAAATCGGTCGCCTACGCGATGACCCTTCGTTCGGGATCGAAGACACTGGACGCGTCAGAGGTCGAATCGGTTAGAGCAGA
- the pheS gene encoding phenylalanine--tRNA ligase subunit alpha, translating into MSKSDGLGATTLDPCDEAAVSNWVESASALIEEAASRAELREAKVSVFGDGSALTAANRSIGSLEPAQRASAGKNLGGARKQLQGLYDTRMLALEQEERWQAIRSEGVDVTLPTRRTPIGARHPLSLVIEQIEDFFVSLGWQIAEGPEIEHEWFNFDALNFDADHPARQMQDTLYIDGTTVGADTPDGASLVLRTHTSPVQARELIDKGAPLYVACPGKVFRSDALDATHTPVFHQVEGLAVDKGLTMADLKGTLDHFAKAMFGDEAKTRLRPSFFPFTEPSAEMDLWFPQKKGGAGWIEWGGCGMVNPNVLIACGVDPNEYTGFAFGMGLERTLMLQHGIADMHDIVEGDLRFSRQFGLYGKGN; encoded by the coding sequence ATGTCCAAGTCGGATGGCCTTGGCGCGACCACGTTGGATCCGTGTGATGAAGCCGCGGTGAGCAACTGGGTAGAGAGCGCGTCAGCACTAATTGAAGAAGCCGCCTCCAGAGCCGAGTTGCGCGAGGCTAAGGTGAGCGTTTTTGGTGACGGATCCGCTCTGACTGCTGCGAACCGATCGATTGGCTCCCTCGAGCCGGCTCAGCGAGCCAGCGCAGGGAAGAATCTCGGGGGCGCGAGAAAGCAACTGCAGGGACTCTACGACACCCGGATGTTGGCCCTTGAACAAGAGGAGCGCTGGCAGGCGATCAGGTCAGAGGGCGTGGACGTAACACTGCCAACTCGGCGCACCCCGATCGGCGCACGCCACCCACTTTCGCTGGTCATCGAGCAGATCGAAGACTTCTTTGTCTCCCTTGGATGGCAGATTGCCGAGGGACCCGAGATCGAACACGAGTGGTTTAACTTCGACGCCCTAAACTTTGATGCCGACCACCCGGCTCGTCAGATGCAGGACACGCTCTATATCGACGGAACGACCGTGGGCGCGGATACCCCCGACGGTGCGAGCCTGGTTCTACGGACTCACACCTCTCCCGTACAGGCGCGTGAGCTCATCGACAAGGGAGCACCACTGTACGTTGCATGTCCGGGTAAAGTTTTTCGCTCCGATGCGCTTGATGCGACGCACACTCCAGTGTTCCACCAGGTAGAGGGACTGGCGGTCGATAAGGGCCTGACGATGGCCGATCTCAAAGGAACTCTCGACCACTTTGCGAAAGCAATGTTTGGTGACGAGGCTAAGACCCGGCTTCGCCCCTCGTTCTTCCCATTCACGGAACCCAGCGCAGAGATGGACCTTTGGTTCCCGCAGAAGAAGGGGGGCGCGGGCTGGATCGAATGGGGAGGCTGCGGCATGGTCAACCCCAACGTGTTGATCGCTTGCGGCGTGGACCCGAATGAGTACACCGGGTTCGCGTTTGGAATGGGCCTTGAGCGCACCCTCATGCTGCAACATGGAATCGCAGACATGCATGACATTGTCGAGGGTGATCTCAGATTCTCTAGGCAGTTTGGCCTTTACGGAAAGGGGAACTGA
- the map gene encoding type I methionyl aminopeptidase, whose amino-acid sequence MLPVPAHIERPEYMFHDGPEVVTASDTKSPEIVKRIRRAGRIAAEALEFAGSLVEPGVTTDEIDRRTHEFIIERGAYPSCLGYMGYPKSICTSINEVICHGIPDDRKIEEGDIVNVDVTVFLDGVHGDTCAMFIAKETSEENRLLVERTKEAMMRGIKAIKPGRPVNVIGRVISAYAKRFGYGVVRDYTGHGVGEAFHSGLIIPHYDAAPDHAEIMEPGMVFTVEPMLTLGGVDWRQWDDDWTVVTADGSMTAQFEHTIVVTEDGADILTLP is encoded by the coding sequence ATGCTCCCCGTCCCAGCGCACATTGAGCGTCCCGAGTATATGTTCCATGACGGCCCTGAAGTTGTTACGGCCTCAGACACTAAGTCACCAGAAATCGTTAAAAGGATCCGGCGCGCGGGGAGAATAGCGGCAGAAGCGCTTGAGTTCGCTGGTTCGCTGGTGGAACCAGGGGTTACGACCGATGAGATAGATCGACGGACTCACGAGTTCATTATCGAGCGTGGAGCCTATCCCTCGTGCCTGGGCTACATGGGATATCCAAAGTCGATTTGCACCTCGATCAACGAGGTAATCTGCCATGGGATTCCTGATGACCGTAAGATCGAAGAGGGCGATATCGTCAACGTTGATGTCACGGTCTTCCTAGACGGGGTTCACGGAGATACGTGCGCCATGTTTATCGCCAAAGAGACGTCCGAGGAGAATCGACTGCTTGTCGAACGCACCAAAGAAGCGATGATGCGCGGGATCAAGGCCATTAAGCCGGGACGTCCAGTTAACGTTATCGGACGTGTTATTAGCGCCTATGCAAAACGATTCGGCTACGGAGTCGTGCGGGACTACACCGGACATGGCGTCGGCGAGGCATTCCACTCGGGACTAATCATTCCGCACTATGACGCCGCGCCCGATCACGCAGAGATCATGGAACCGGGTATGGTCTTCACTGTTGAACCGATGTTGACGCTAGGTGGAGTGGACTGGCGCCAATGGGACGACGACTGGACCGTTGTGACAGCAGACGGTTCCATGACTGCACAGTTCGAACACACTATTGTTGTTACCGAGGATGGCGCTGACATCCTCACGCTCCCCTAG
- a CDS encoding ROK family protein, giving the protein MTRVGIGIDIGGSGIKGALVDLDAGEFIGERHRIPTPTPSTPKAVAKTCVKIVKELGGPEDAPIGIAMPAPMRHNIIGFMANLDQGWVGKDAKKIYEKQLGRPVTVLNDADAAGVAECAFGAAKNVMGTVIVTTLGTGIGSALIYNGILVPNTELGHLELDGRDAETHASAKQRTKYDLSWKEWGGRLDRYYNFLEMLFSPDRIVVGGGVSKNHEEFLKYIQLKDAEIVPAELFNTAGIVGAAYYADQQS; this is encoded by the coding sequence ATGACGCGAGTAGGAATCGGGATTGATATTGGTGGGTCCGGCATCAAGGGAGCACTTGTCGACCTTGATGCCGGAGAGTTCATCGGTGAGAGACATCGGATTCCCACACCGACACCTTCTACTCCCAAAGCGGTTGCCAAAACCTGTGTAAAGATCGTTAAGGAACTCGGCGGACCGGAGGATGCTCCCATCGGTATCGCAATGCCAGCACCGATGCGGCACAACATTATTGGCTTCATGGCGAACCTCGACCAGGGATGGGTCGGGAAGGACGCTAAAAAGATCTATGAAAAGCAACTGGGGCGCCCTGTCACTGTCCTAAACGATGCCGATGCGGCCGGTGTTGCCGAGTGCGCTTTTGGAGCAGCGAAGAACGTTATGGGAACCGTCATCGTGACAACGCTGGGAACCGGGATCGGCTCGGCTTTGATCTACAACGGGATTCTGGTTCCAAACACGGAGTTGGGACACCTAGAACTGGACGGTCGGGACGCAGAGACGCACGCCTCGGCCAAGCAGCGCACGAAGTATGACCTGAGTTGGAAGGAATGGGGCGGCCGGCTCGACCGCTACTATAACTTCCTTGAAATGCTATTTTCTCCTGATCGAATCGTCGTCGGTGGTGGGGTTTCAAAGAACCACGAGGAATTCCTGAAGTACATCCAGCTGAAGGATGCCGAGATCGTTCCAGCGGAACTTTTTAACACGGCGGGGATTGTCGGAGCTGCGTACTACGCAGACCAGCAAAGCTAG
- a CDS encoding Nif3-like dinuclear metal center hexameric protein, whose amino-acid sequence MLSVGEVASWMDRWYPPACAASWDRVGLIVGRRNAEVESVLLAVDPVQEVLEQALELRVQMVITHHPLYLRGTSFVSEDDAKGRMVAELIRRDIALFNAHTNADVAPVGVAEALGALLGLERLVPFELLGEDRAVGYGRVGELRESLSLAEFAKRVASRLPAGPTGLLVGGDLGRQVKKVAVSGGSGDSFLALAKELGVDAYVTADLRHHPASEHLQDEGPALVCGSHWATEWPWLPVLAERLKNRAAESSSTLNVNVSSIPTEPWTMHLPTKGGAL is encoded by the coding sequence ATGCTCTCAGTGGGTGAGGTGGCTTCGTGGATGGACCGATGGTATCCGCCGGCGTGTGCCGCCTCGTGGGACCGAGTAGGACTGATCGTTGGTCGTAGAAACGCGGAGGTAGAGAGCGTCCTATTGGCTGTTGACCCGGTCCAAGAGGTACTGGAGCAGGCTTTAGAACTCCGAGTTCAGATGGTGATAACCCATCACCCGCTTTATCTGAGGGGTACGTCGTTTGTCAGCGAAGATGATGCCAAGGGCAGAATGGTTGCCGAACTGATCCGCAGAGACATTGCTCTTTTCAATGCTCATACAAACGCGGATGTGGCACCGGTGGGTGTCGCTGAGGCACTCGGAGCACTACTCGGTCTGGAACGACTCGTTCCATTTGAGCTATTAGGGGAGGATCGAGCCGTTGGATACGGTCGCGTTGGCGAACTTAGAGAATCACTCAGCCTGGCCGAGTTTGCGAAGCGGGTGGCGAGTCGGCTTCCGGCGGGACCAACCGGCCTGCTAGTCGGGGGAGACCTCGGACGACAAGTGAAGAAGGTCGCAGTTTCGGGCGGGTCGGGGGATTCTTTTCTTGCCCTCGCCAAAGAACTGGGGGTGGACGCATACGTAACGGCGGATCTTAGACACCACCCGGCTTCTGAACATCTGCAGGATGAGGGTCCAGCGCTGGTATGTGGCTCGCACTGGGCGACGGAGTGGCCTTGGCTGCCGGTATTGGCCGAGCGCCTGAAGAACAGGGCGGCCGAGTCGAGTTCTACATTGAATGTTAATGTCAGTAGCATTCCAACAGAGCCATGGACAATGCATCTTCCAACGAAAGGGGGAGCGCTGTGA
- a CDS encoding anthranilate synthase family protein produces MTQPAMLTDDLATVLSGRSSWPVAVIRRENEPEVDVYTGRLGSASLLREIPLEGDEVIAAVPYRQIRERGFDAIDDDAALQYLTVEKHWKIPLTTLIGVLPQDSPEVEDLGFSTDDEEYAKQVERVIEGEIGRGEGANFVIRRDYRARTDSPFRSASLSWLRRLLAGEQGAYWTFAFITPEMALVGASPERHVSAKGGTVLMNPISGTFRHGGTASTTEDLLAFLADRKESEELVMVVDEELKMMSAVCPTGGVMRGPFLKPMSRVTHTEYLLEGQSDLDVREILRLTMFAPTVTGSPMGNACTVIARHETSGRGYYSGVLAHFRPDGARYELDAPIMIRTAEVSANGDIKVGAGATLVRHSDPAGEVLETKVKASGVLTALGLLESKSLPPREHHKQLVEDPRVTVALAARNRDLAPFWRDEQTASQAPETAKLSGTALVIDCGDEFTTMLAHQLRHLGLNARILPWDQVEDNPGEDLVVFGPGPGDPSDRNDRRIVRVSELIASRIESALPMVAVCLSHQILSLMAGLPVEPLPVPRQGQPVQVTLFGEPSLIGFYNTFAARAADGTKTPELGLVAHSEPDSDIVHSLTGTGVASVQGHLESVLSLDGFPALRRVVDHAMMSGEARKQDGE; encoded by the coding sequence ATGACGCAACCAGCCATGCTTACAGACGACCTCGCGACGGTTCTTAGCGGACGTTCGTCCTGGCCGGTGGCAGTTATCCGACGTGAGAACGAACCCGAAGTTGATGTCTACACCGGAAGGCTTGGCAGCGCGTCGCTCCTTCGAGAGATCCCTCTGGAGGGGGACGAGGTCATTGCGGCCGTACCGTACCGGCAGATTCGCGAGCGGGGGTTCGATGCAATCGACGATGATGCCGCGCTGCAGTACCTGACTGTGGAGAAACACTGGAAGATCCCGTTGACCACACTGATCGGGGTTCTGCCGCAGGATAGTCCCGAGGTTGAGGACCTAGGCTTTTCCACAGACGACGAGGAGTATGCGAAACAGGTTGAGAGGGTCATCGAGGGTGAGATTGGCCGCGGCGAAGGAGCCAACTTTGTGATCCGACGGGACTACCGAGCACGCACTGATTCGCCCTTCCGAAGTGCTTCTCTATCATGGTTGCGCCGACTGCTGGCCGGAGAGCAAGGGGCGTACTGGACCTTTGCGTTCATCACGCCGGAGATGGCCCTGGTTGGGGCCTCTCCCGAGCGACACGTCTCTGCCAAGGGCGGAACCGTGCTCATGAACCCCATTTCGGGTACTTTCCGGCATGGCGGTACAGCCTCCACTACGGAAGACCTCCTTGCGTTCCTTGCTGATCGTAAGGAGAGCGAGGAACTGGTGATGGTGGTGGATGAGGAACTCAAAATGATGAGTGCCGTCTGCCCAACTGGCGGAGTAATGAGAGGCCCATTCCTTAAGCCGATGTCACGGGTCACGCACACCGAGTATCTACTTGAGGGCCAGTCCGATCTCGACGTACGGGAGATACTCCGCTTGACAATGTTCGCTCCCACGGTGACTGGGTCCCCGATGGGAAATGCCTGCACAGTGATTGCCCGTCACGAGACTTCTGGACGTGGCTATTATTCGGGAGTGTTGGCTCACTTCAGGCCAGACGGCGCTAGATATGAGCTGGACGCCCCGATCATGATTCGAACAGCTGAGGTAAGCGCCAATGGCGACATTAAGGTCGGTGCCGGAGCTACGTTGGTTCGCCACTCTGATCCCGCTGGTGAGGTACTCGAGACCAAAGTGAAGGCATCGGGAGTACTAACTGCCCTGGGTCTACTTGAGTCAAAATCATTGCCTCCCAGGGAACATCACAAACAGCTTGTTGAGGACCCGAGAGTCACGGTTGCTCTCGCTGCAAGAAATCGCGACCTGGCACCATTCTGGAGGGACGAGCAGACCGCCTCCCAAGCACCGGAAACGGCAAAACTCAGCGGAACAGCCCTTGTCATCGACTGCGGCGACGAGTTCACCACGATGCTCGCGCACCAACTCCGTCACCTTGGTCTCAATGCAAGAATCCTGCCGTGGGACCAAGTCGAAGATAATCCCGGGGAGGATCTAGTTGTTTTCGGTCCCGGCCCCGGAGATCCTTCGGACCGGAATGATCGACGCATTGTCCGAGTTAGTGAACTCATTGCTTCCAGAATCGAATCCGCTCTGCCGATGGTAGCGGTCTGTCTGAGTCACCAGATCCTGAGCTTGATGGCGGGCCTTCCAGTCGAGCCGCTCCCCGTTCCACGACAGGGTCAGCCAGTCCAGGTCACCCTTTTCGGTGAGCCATCGCTTATCGGCTTCTACAACACCTTTGCGGCGCGAGCGGCTGATGGGACCAAGACCCCCGAACTGGGCCTCGTAGCGCACTCAGAACCTGATTCCGATATCGTTCATTCACTCACCGGAACCGGAGTTGCTTCAGTTCAGGGACACTTGGAGTCAGTATTGTCGCTAGATGGTTTCCCGGCTCTTCGCCGTGTTGTGGACCACGCAATGATGTCGGGTGAGGCCCGCAAACAGGATGGTGAGTAA
- a CDS encoding DNA-3-methyladenine glycosylase I, whose amino-acid sequence MTLTVTLPNGPARPKPANQSSGSIPEGVHITFPSLRHPPATLVGSDGKRRPAWVGTDPVLLDYYDTEWGVPLTDEDDLFEILCLLVFQAGLRWKTILTRRTVLRAAFGGFSPDLLASWGQEDIERLMCDTAVIRNRRKIESTLTNARATVRLRNEGGLASLVWSHQPDTSPPPLHHDDLPPSIPESEDLANDLRNHGFAAVGPKSCYALMQAAGIVDTNPLEAYRRGDSGLWQPDGRRRATRTQAA is encoded by the coding sequence ATGACACTCACCGTCACCCTTCCCAATGGCCCAGCGCGTCCAAAACCCGCAAACCAGTCTTCTGGGTCAATCCCTGAAGGAGTTCACATCACCTTTCCTTCTTTGCGGCACCCCCCAGCGACCCTTGTCGGATCCGACGGAAAACGTCGTCCTGCCTGGGTCGGAACAGATCCTGTCCTCCTTGACTACTACGACACCGAGTGGGGGGTACCGCTAACCGACGAAGACGATCTATTTGAGATCCTCTGTCTCTTGGTCTTCCAGGCCGGACTCCGCTGGAAGACAATCCTCACCCGACGGACCGTTCTCCGCGCTGCCTTTGGAGGGTTCTCTCCGGACCTACTAGCGTCGTGGGGTCAGGAAGATATCGAGCGACTCATGTGTGACACCGCCGTGATTCGTAACCGCAGAAAAATCGAATCTACACTGACAAATGCACGCGCAACCGTCAGACTTAGGAACGAGGGGGGTTTAGCAAGTTTGGTGTGGTCGCATCAACCAGATACCTCGCCGCCGCCTCTACACCATGATGATCTCCCGCCGTCGATACCAGAGTCAGAGGATCTGGCGAATGACCTGAGAAATCACGGGTTCGCCGCCGTTGGCCCGAAGAGTTGTTATGCGCTGATGCAGGCGGCGGGAATCGTCGATACGAATCCTCTTGAGGCGTACAGGCGCGGAGACAGCGGCTTGTGGCAACCAGACGGGAGACGTCGAGCTACTCGGACTCAAGCTGCCTAA
- a CDS encoding site-specific DNA-methyltransferase, which produces MEVLPQFDSGLFQLIYIDPPFNTGRTQRRATLKTVRSEDGSRVGFQGKKYQSIREATRSYDDAFADYWNFLEPRLEQAWRLLDESGTLYLHLDYREVHYAKVLLDGLFGRECFLNEIIWAYDYGGKAKRKWPAKHDTILVYVKNPGRYFFDSETVDREPYMAPGLVTPEKAARGKLPTDVWWHTIVSPTGREKTGYPTQKPEGILRRIIQASSRPGDWVLDFFAGSGTTGAVAFQLDRKFVLIDQNPEAFDVMQKRLGQDVMFRQLESE; this is translated from the coding sequence ATGGAGGTGTTGCCTCAGTTCGATTCGGGTCTCTTTCAGCTGATCTACATCGATCCTCCGTTTAATACGGGACGTACACAGAGGCGTGCGACGCTAAAGACGGTTCGCTCCGAGGACGGTTCCCGCGTCGGTTTCCAAGGGAAAAAGTATCAGAGTATCCGTGAGGCAACGCGAAGCTACGATGACGCATTTGCCGATTACTGGAATTTCCTCGAACCTCGCTTGGAACAGGCATGGCGGCTACTCGACGAATCCGGAACTCTCTACCTGCATCTCGACTACCGCGAAGTGCACTATGCCAAGGTTCTACTAGATGGGCTGTTCGGAAGAGAGTGCTTTCTTAACGAGATTATCTGGGCTTACGACTATGGCGGTAAAGCAAAGAGGAAATGGCCGGCGAAGCACGACACGATCCTGGTGTATGTGAAGAATCCAGGCCGCTATTTCTTTGACTCTGAGACAGTAGATCGTGAGCCGTACATGGCGCCGGGGCTAGTGACGCCAGAGAAGGCTGCCCGTGGAAAACTTCCCACTGATGTCTGGTGGCATACCATCGTTTCGCCGACGGGCCGAGAAAAGACCGGATACCCGACCCAGAAACCCGAGGGAATTCTAAGGCGAATAATCCAGGCCAGTAGCCGTCCGGGCGATTGGGTACTTGACTTCTTCGCCGGTTCCGGAACTACAGGAGCCGTGGCCTTTCAGCTCGATCGTAAGTTCGTCCTCATCGATCAAAACCCCGAAGCATTCGACGTCATGCAAAAGCGACTCGGCCAGGATGTCATGTTTAGGCAGCTTGAGTCCGAGTAG